gggaaaaaaggagaaaaaaggtatTCCTTTTAAATGTCTAATTGAGAAGTCAAGAGTACAAAGGAATTGCTGCTTCACTTTCACTCCGTTGCTGCTCATTAATGTGGATTTAACGTCACTCCAGTGTTTTGTCCCAGAACATTAAACCTGATCCCTCCAGAGTCTTTTCCTTCACTGTGAGCTGCATCACATCCCAAGTTTTACTCCAGGAGGCAAACAGcacttcccagatttttccctctctccataATTAAGAAATAAAGCTGCAAACCTGCCAAGAATTAATGTTTCGTTTTCATCATTTGCAATTTATGgcttagaaaaagaaaagaattaaatTGTCGTTATACCCAAATCAACAGAGCCTTGCTTGTTTATGCAAAATGAGGATCCAGACCATaataacttcagaaaaaaatggctATTTCCCGTTTCGCTCCGCCTGAACAGTTTCAGACAGAAGCTGGCGGAGAGCAGCTCCTTCTGCTCTTAAATTCCAGTGAATTTAACGAAAGTGATCATTTTTATCCCCAGATGATGGCTTTGGTTTGTGGTTTGGGTTCGTTTCTTTAAAAAGAGGCACACAGGGAATGATTTTTCAGTCACAAATGgaagggctgggggagcagatGAGCTTGGGATGGCGATCAAGGAAGAGAATAAATGCAATTAACAGTGGCTGCGAGTGGCTGCAAAGGCTCTAAATCATTTCTTGCTGCTCCCCACTTCCTCAAATGCATTCCCTAGGGAATCCTCATGACCCACAACAGAAAATAGCCACTTCCTTCGTTATTTgccattaaaatgtattttccaaaCTTTCTCTCTGTGACATCTCTTCAACCTGATCTCATCAACGgctcctttttgtttgtttgtttcattttcaacCTGTTGTATCATTCTGTTTattatgttgggttttttttagtgtgAGCAGATTGTatttatttgaggaaaaaaaaaagtttgctgttaaaaaacccccaataatTGTATTGCCAAAAATAGCTGTAATTCCCTGTgacatctgtatttttttattttgggggtgggggcaggcagggagggtgggTGGTTGTTTTTAATCTCAGTTTCAAGTGCTAACAACTGTTAAAACAACCACTGCGTTTTAATTTGCTTCTCACATTAAATGGAATTCTCGGAAGTCAGACAAAAGTATCTCGTAGGTGATTTAATAAAGATGCCAAGCACCCTTCCTATTTCCGATTTCCTCTGGAGCGTGGtggaatttttccttttctgaggcTGAAATTCATTCACGTTGGCAGCAGATGGCACAAAATTCTCTCGGCTCTGGTTTTCCATGCTCGGGGATGGGGTTTTCCCTCTGGATTCAGTTTTTCCCCAGAGTTATTCCAGTCTCAGGTTTGGTTGTGTGGACCTGAAGGCACAACTTTCCAACCAAACCGACTTTTCCAACACATTTTTCttaatctggattttttttaatccagcaAGAGTTTTATCTTTCAACCTAACTGCTTTAAATTCGTGAGCCACAGCTCTGTTTTCCAGTAAAATTGATTAATGATGAGCATAAAACCATAGCTTTTATCAACCAAATGCCCACTGAGTGATGCCCTTCCCTGCACCTGAAAGTTTCATGGGAACAAGTCCAAATGAATCACAAATAAAACAATGGATTTATAATTAACCATTTTGTCCGTTTTGCTCCAACCCACATCCTGCAAATGCAAACGGGTTTTAAACCGTAATTATCTTATTAAATTCAGTTCATTTTGATGGTAGGAGTTGTCCACACCGAATTTTGGGCAGCTGCAATGGAGGGCCAGAAGAGGATCTGCCAAAACTTCTTTTTTGGAAATCACAAATCATAAAATAGACTTGGATAAATGTGATGTCCGTGGTTATCAcaccccgggggggggggggggggggggggggacactaAACTGGAATAACCAGACCTGCAAAGGGGACACGGGGAACCCAAATTTtgtcccctgggagctgctgatgtCCCCAAGCGCCTCAGCAagctctgccctccctgcagagccACAAACCACTCGCAGAAATTCCCTTTCGCCCATTGCTGCTTTCTCCAGCATCCCCgcaggcagagccaggcaaAAACctcctgggacagcagcagagtGGCACAAGAGCGATGTGCtttaaatccagggattttaaATGGGTTTTCAAGCAACCTTGCCAACATCCACCATGTAAGTGCTGCCTTCCCGGGTGCCTCCCGGCAATCAAACCTCCACGGGGGATTAAATCCTGCGGCATCCCTGCAGcagagtgaccccaaacccgTATTTCTCTGATGTTTTACCTTTCCCCTCCCCGTGCATCTCTCCCTGAGCTgaggcaggcagagctggagaggTGCAAGACAAAGTCCGCCCAGTCCTGTCGCCCACCAGTTCCGTCTGAAGGACCCGTGAGGTTTCTCAGCAGTCGCCAACACGGAGGAAACACGAGGTGTggacagaggagagagagggaagggggCAGAGACCCCGGTGCTGATGAAGTCACGGTAAATGTGCTCCCCCCGTGCTGAAAAGGGACCtgcggcagcagcagccccgcaGAGAGAGGAAGCCAAGCCCGAGCTCAGCACAGCATGAGCGTCCCCGGGGTGCTGCTCAGCgtggctctgctcctgctgcaagGTAAGCCATGGGGGTTGTCTCATCCCAGCTCCGCTTTCCAGCCCAGCTCGGAGAATTCTGCTCCCGGAGCGCCAGCGCACCGGGCACAAGGCTGTGCTGTCGGTCTCTGGGTGACAGGGAAATATTGGCACCCCATTCCCAAAGCTCACTGACTCCTAAACCCAGGGTCAGTGAGATCAAGTCACCTCCAGCCGCTGGTGGCACGCTTGAGGCGAAGTATTGGGGTATCAAAAGATTCTGCCTTAAATTTGGACAGAGGGTCACTGCTTAGTGTGCTTTTGTTCATGCATTGTGTAAAAAGAGGCTGATTGAAGTCAGAGTAATTTAGGGAGGACTTGCAAAGtactttggaaaagaaaagcacttTAGATGCTCAATCTCCTCATTCCTGCTCAATCTCCTCATTCCAGAGGAGGCAGTTTATTTCGACCTCCTCTGTCTCTCATGCACAGGAGAGTGTGAGAGATTCATATTTGACCCTGTCAAACAGGGAAAGATCCAAGGAGGGAAGGAGCAAAGGATCCACACTCAGGATCCCTGCAGGCTTCACTCCTGACCTTTGCAGGAGAAATGGGTGCACGATCCTGGTGCTGGAGCAAtattccctctccctccctgacAGACTCAGGAGCAGAAACCACTGCAGGGCTGTTGCTGACAATTTGCTAATTCTCAGAACAACCCATCTCCCCCAGTTTTGCCACAGACTCCTGCAGGATGAATTTGTAGCTGCTGCCTTGGCCAGAATTAATTCAGCTCCATTCACAGGTCAGCAGCCAGGACAAAAATAACTCATTAAACAGGGTGGCTCTGTGGGCTACAGCCTCACAGATAAGTCTGCACCGATGCTCTGGGTGCAAGGTTCAGTGCAAGGAGCTCTCAGTCACTTCCTGGGGGCTCCATTAATAGCAACCAGAGCAGAACCACTCTGCTCAGTGCATCCTGCAATTTCCAGCACGAAATTGTTGCCCTTCCCTGCCGAGAAAGTGAATGTCTCACACTGTACTTGATGCCAGAGTGGCTTTTCCAGGCGGGATCCTCATGGTACAAGAGCCACCattcctggagctggcagggGGACATCTCCCATGCTCAGTGACCGTCCTGGGGTGGGCCACAgtggctgcagggcagagccccTGTGCAGGAAGAGCTGCCCTGTGAGTCATGCTCTGAATGAAGCCCATTTTCCAGTGGTCTCCCATGGAAATTACATTTATGTGCTGGTTTGGAAAAGCAAGCAACACCCCCACCTCTTCTTGCTCAGCCCCGCCGCTTTCACCCCCAAAGGTGTGATTTGCCAGACCCCACGCTGGTGTTGGTGACAGGAAACCATCACGGGGACAGAAATACCCGAGGGGCCTGTGGAAAACCACAGACAACTCTCAAACAACTCTCAAACAACTCTCACACAACTCTCACACAACTCTCACACAACTCTCACACAACTCTCACCTCCTGCCCCAGGTCCTCTCAAGGACAGGCACAGCCACAATCCCCATGAGGAACTGCAGTCCTACAGGGAGCCAAGTCTGATTCGAGCGGTAAAAAAACTCAGCAAAATGCCCGACAAAAACTTCATTTCTGAGggatttaaaattttaagaatGTGAAAATCTTCCCTGAAGCCCAGAAAGATTCATTTCCCCGACCTGCAGTGGGAACTGGCAGCCGACAGCTACCTGGAAAATCAaatgaaaacacacaaaacGGGTGAAAAACAAAACTCTCCTGCTGCCCATTTACTGAACTCCAACCCAGGCACCACTTTTAGTATTCTCCAGGGCATGGATTTTGTCTGGAGAAGGCAATTCATTCCAGGGCATCAAATGTTTTCACAAAGTGTTTTATCTGTCTCAGAATGTCTGgagaggaaaaacattttaCTGCCCGCCTGTGAAATGAACTGGCAGAAGAGAGaatgaaatttcattttagTAACCTGTGCCGGgccaggtttggtttttttcaaaagaagttTCAAGCAGCTGTAGCATGATGATTTCTGAATACAAAAAGCCTCATTTTTAGAGGTGCTGGAAAAGCATCCACTGCTCAGTCACACACTGAGCAAATCAGGGTCAACAGCTCCAGAATGGGACATAAAaccagagaatggtttgggttggaggggaccttaaatATTATTTAGTTATAATAATGGGATAATTGAAAATTGAATGTTTGTGTTTAAATACAGGGAGCGAGTGCATGAAATGGGTCTGCTATCAGTTCTGTACTGGCTAATAATGAAATATTCCATTGGCTAATAACTAAAACAGGTTTAATAACTAAAACTGGTCATGCTGGCAGGTGATGATCCCAATCCTTTGCCACACAGTGCCTGTGATGACCTGTCCAATGACAGGGATTTGCTTATATCCCTACAACCATACTGGCAATGTAGAACTAGAGAAACACCCTTGAAAAAAAGGACAACTGGCACATTACTCTGTGCCAAGCATCGCTGCTTTGCTCCATGTCACAATTTCCCCACTTGTTTTTCCCCCCggtgcatggcaggggggtttcCAGGGGCTGCCAGTGACACTGTGTCTCTGAAGGAGGGAGAAAACCTAAACCTACACTGCACCTTCAGCACCCTCAGCGACAGCAACTCTACCCTGCAGTGGTTAAACCCTCACGGTTTCACCATTTTCCTCAACGCTCAGCGGGGTAAGTGTGAAACCCCAGCGTGGTGCCACTTTCcaccggggctgggggcactgggctgTCCCCGCTGCCACCCTGGCCAGGGTGACTCCTTCCCTCGGGGGGTGGTTtgagctccagccccttcccagcacaaGAGAAGTCCTGGGAAATAATTTCCTGCTGAAATGGAAACTCCCAGGAGGGGTCTGGCAGCAGAGCTCCCAGGAAAGAGCTGGAGTTGGAAGCAGCAGCCAGAGATCAGCACAGAAGGCACTTGTGGCTTTAAGGGAGACAAGAGTGGATGCTcctcacagccctgggcactcTTCCACTCAGGGAATTCGATGCAGTGCATCaggaggagattttgggggaaaagcagTGATTTTAAGATGTGCTGGCACGGCCAAAGTTGCAATTTCTGcattcccctcctctccctccacctCACGTCTCTGTCTCCTCCTCTTGGTCCAAATTCGACAGCTCTGCAGCATGAGGAGTGCCTTGGCCTTCCCCCTTTGCATCTAATCAGTATTCCTTGTGAAATCCTTTAGATTTTAATGACAATAATAATAAAGTACCAAACTGGGTACCCAGCTCCCATGGAAACTGCCCAGGAGCTGAGGGTCCTCTGAGGCTGCTGCAGGAatcacagccagcagctcttgcCACCCACACCAAACCAGCCCAATTTCTGGTGTTTCCCATAAATATTGCCAATATTTCTAAACAGAAAATGTCATGAGGAGCTCTTTTCCTACTTAGTTACAAGAATAAATGGGCTGAGTCTTCATTGGCAATGTGAAATAGCTCAGCCCTGTGTGTAACGGGGCCTGTGCAATCCAGGATCCCAAATTCAGCATTCCCGGTGCAATGCACAGGAATTCGGTTCAGATGGGATCCAAAACGACGCAGTGCTGAGCCcctgtgggaaatggggctaATCCATATGAGAAATGGGGCTATTGCAACccaccctgtgctgctgggacatCCAAGCTCCCAAAATCCACAGCAGGCTGTCGTAGGAGTTCCTCTCCTCTGTTGCAGTCAAATAATCTGATTATTTACTAACAAGACCTTGGAGGAAATCACCTCTCCATCAGTTATGTCTCTTTTTTCACACATGTTTATGTTCCCAGTATTTTACACCATAGAGGGAGGCAATTTATTAGGGGTAGGGAAGGAACTGGGGATCCATAGGAGCAACACCCACAAGGACTGGAGTTCCCAAATCATTTGGATCCTGGAGAAGTTCAGGCTCTCTGGATATTCTTTtgcaagacaaaagaaaaacaactgtgTTTAGGGAGAAACCAAACCTGACCCTGCACATGGAGGTTTTCATTCTTCATCTGAGTCACCACCTCTGTCACGTTGCTTCTCCAATGAACCACTTTGGGAATCAGTTCCCTCCAGTCTTGCCTACAAATATGACAAGCCAGTTATGAGCCTTACATCTTGGTGGTCTCAAAATCCTTTCATATTTAATCCATAAATTGCTGTGATTTTCTTCCAGCTCTGTATTTCACAAAAccccagccaaaaaaaaaaaagaaaataaaaagagtttTTGAGGTCTGGGTTTTTGAGGTCTCTTTCTCCCTGATGATTGTACAAACCCCCAGTTTCAGTTCAATTTAAGGGCAGAAAGTTGCAtttgctgtgctgcagttgTGGAAAAAGTTCATGGACTTGTTGGGCTGACCCTGAGGGCTCCTGTAAATCATCCAGcaggaggaaagaaataaagactAGAAATTCAAGAGGGAGAAAGGAGAGCAGAGATGTCCTGGGAGATGTTTCCAGTAAAAactaaaaattttaaatgccCTAAAATAAAACCTCTCCTCATGCTTTGAATCCCTCTCCTGTACCCATACCCATGGCgtgctggcttttcttttccttgcagtTTTAAGAGACCAGAGGTACAAACTCCTCCGTTATTCCAGGGATGAATTATCCATCCAGCTGTCCAACGTGACAGTGCAGGATGAAGGCGTTTACAGATGCTTCTACTACAGCAGGCACTTCAAAAGCAAGAGCCAGAATGTTGAGATTTTGGGTAAGTTCCCCCacctgttgggtttttttttttccagaggagcAGGACAGACAGAGCCGGCTCCTCAAATCCACACCTGCATTTCTCCATGCAAATTTATGGTGCTTAACACATCATCCTGCTCTTAGCTCAGTCCCCTCCAATAATGTTCATAAAAATGAGCAGAAAATGCCCTAAACTGATCCTAAaaccttcctgctgcagctgctccttcccatccagtactggaagtgtcccaggatGCAGGAGGAGGTGTCAAACTGTCTTGCTACACCCAGGGATGCAAACCCCAGCCCCAGATTTCCTGGCTGTTGGACAATGGGATAGAGCTCCCAGGTAAGAGCACTAAAATTTGTTTTTatcagttttggggtgtttaaaAATACTGGGGGGTGAAACCTCAGCTGGGTCTGCCCCTCATCCCTACAACTTGGTGCAGGTCTGGGGAACAGCATTAATTCCACTGGGATAAAATGAACCCCAACCCCCTGGAACCTCAGCATGAAATTCCACTGGGATAAAAtgaaccccaaacccctggaaCCTCAGCACGAAATTTCAGTGGgataaaataaaccccaaatcctATAACCACAATTTTCAAAGCCCCAGCtgcctttcttctcctttaacCTGATACACCAAAAACTGCCATTCTAATAGTGCTAGAAATAGCATTATTCTAAAAATCACTGCCTTATCAGCTCCAGTGCACGTCTGTATCAAAATGTGAGAAAAACACTCCCAGATGCAAATGTCTTTTCTTTCACACATCAACAAGCTCTTACTTGTGTTTTGCATCACCAAGCAACATATTTAAAGCTGAACCTGTAACCTCCCCTGCCCCAAgatggtttatttttaaataacagcTCTAGAAAACAACAGAGAGTTGTGTTTTATGGCCTGAATATAGATAGAAATTAGAgttagtaataaaaataaatcaggttGGCAGACACACGGGTATTAGAGCAGAAAAGGTGCTCTAGAGCAGTGCATGGGTGTTGGAAAAGCAGGTCCTGAGCTCCTGCCTGTGcttgggaagggctgggctgTGTGTGAGGCTGAGGGCCTGGGGAATACCAGCTGGGAAGTTGTAAAAAACCTCAGTGTGTCCCCCCCTGATTTTTTATATCTGTTTCTCATGGTGTTTTTCTAAAACCAAGGCATTCCCCAAGCCTGAAAGCACCCTGATAAAGTGAATTATTTGCAACATCACAACGCACAGTTCAGACACTGAACACCTCCTTCAGGCCAGCAACACATTTCTCCAATATTTTAACCAAAACCTCTCCTTACCTTTATCTCCTCCTTGCCTTTGGAGCAGAGAAAATACCTGAGCTGTCACCTCACACCCCCCAGGAAAGCCCCCCAGGGCCTGAGCTGTGTCTGCTGGGTTGGTTTATCTGGGGCTGGCTTTCagagcagcaatgtttgcatgaAGAGGTGGCCGACACAGATTTAATTGTTtgaaagataaaaaataattgTCCTAATCCACTATTTCTCAAACTTTCTGCAtgtgtttttctccatttttggaAGGCCTGGAGTaactctccttcctctcccttccaTTCCCAGCTTTAATCACTTGCTGCAAATATTTACACTAATCAGAAAACAGCTAATAAATCTTAATTACTGGCAACACCTCAGTTCCACCAGGGCTCAGCAGGGGCAAACCAGCTGTAATTACTGAGCTGGTGCTGACAAAGATGATTTCCTTCCCAGCAAAACCACTCTGAAATCCTTTTGGAGCTCTTTCAGGGCCCTGCTGGGGGTGGAAAAGAGGGTTGAGAAATGCTGATCTGTAAAGGTTCATTTGGAAATCAGGGGTTTCTTTCATTTAAAGGGTAACAGAGCAAGGGGAAGCATCAGAACCTCTGCAttataaacagaaatatttgtgcCCTTCAGGTAAATCCAAAACACCTCCCTCTCCACCAGGGCTGTTCAAACACATCTCTGGTCATAtgaaatacaattttattttcCCATATCACCAGTATTACCTGGAGGACTGGGAATCACACCAGACTCTCCCTAACTCCTTGTGGCAAGGCAGGGAATCCTCGTGTTCAACTTCCCACagctggaaaaggggaagaGTCAAACCTGCACTGCAGCAAGGATGGAGAACAGGATTTCAGGGTTAcataaatgcttttatttcttgctcTGGACTAGAAAGCCCTCACATTGTTTCTCCCAACGGGTGTGCAGGTGACACCAGGCACCAGCTGGGAGCTGATGGGAAGAAATGGAGCACAAGCAGCACCCTGAGAGTCCTCAGCTACAGCCCCAAAGTGACAGCCAGCTGCATCATCCAGCACCCTGCACTGAGGGGAGAGAGGCTGATAGCCTCTCTCCACTTCCAGGACCTGCCCAGCACGGGtactgcagctcctccagctctgcctgtccCATTTTACTGCCCCGAGGTGGTAAAAATTAGGCAGATACACACAGAAGCCCAGAGTCTGCTGCCCCGTGTGTGGGATCTGCTTTTAAATGAGGAACCTGGGGCAAAATGAGTTTGGAGTTGTTCCTCGGTGGCAGAtctgagcagcagcacctgccccaAGCTCCCCACAGCAAAGTGTTTCATTGTACTGCTCATTTCAGAGCATCGAATACATTCTGAGGAATAGGAAAGCTGAGGGTGGGAGGATGGGACTGTAAATGTGACCCCTGATCAGACACAGAACCCAAACAATCCAGATCATGGAGCGGGGCAGGGTCATTTTTCAAGGATCTGCTCAGTGGCAAAGCCTCTTCTGATTTTTTGTcatgtttgggggggggttctTTAGGATCCAAACAACCAACCAGACTTTCAGAGGACGCAGAAGTTCCCAGCCCTTCAGAGAACCCAGCAGCTTCCAGTTCCCCAGAGAATCCGGGAGTTCCCAGCCCTTCTGCAGCCCCAAAAGTTCCAGCAGTTCCCAGCCCTTCTGCATCCCCAAAAGTTCCAGCAGTTCCCAGCCTTTCTGCAGCCCCAAAagttccagcagctcccagcccttctgCAGCCCCAGAggatccagcagctcccagctcagcaccagcagcccAGCAAACCCTCACAGATGTCACATGGAACGGTGAGTTTGGTCTCAGCTACCCGAATTTATCAAACCCAAAATGACAAACACAGACAAGCTGCCAGGCACGGAGTTACATCCCACGCCCCAGAGAAGTGTGGGACTCAGGGCACAGCACTTCCCGCTTGTTCCTTCAGCTTCCCAGCCGTGCAGGCAGCCAAAATCTCCCTCCTTGGAGGAAGAAggacaggatgaggatgaggatgaggatgaggatcagcagcagggtgggagccaggctgggatgcTCTGGGTGGGCTGCACTAGATGGCACTGTGCAACAACTCTTCATCCCTGCTTGCACCAGGCTGTACTTGCTGAACTCGGGAGTTTCTTTCCAGCACAATTAAAAGCTCCACAGTCCAAATAAATCGGCCAAAACCCCACCAAGAGTTTTGCACCTGCTTAGCACGACAGGCCTTGCAGTGACAAATCAACTGCTGCTCTAGAAACGCACAAACTCCTTGTTTATATTGGTTTGAAAGTGATATTTCAGTGGTTACAAACAGCACAGAATGAATCCATCCTGACAAACCCTCGTCTGATAAATCCTGACACGTGTGTTGATGAACGTGCATGGAAAGGGAGCCTGAATCTTTCCAGAGAGGATGGAACCAGAcgggttttaaggtcccttccaacccaaaccagcctgGAATCCTGTGGCTTTTACCAGGTGCGAAAAGGAAAATCTCTTATTAATGCAAAGTTTTGGTACACACAGCACACCCCAGCATCTCAGCTTTGCAAATCACAGTTATACTCTCTATATGTTATGTATATAATTACACAGAAGGATGTGTTGTCTGTATCCATAAGAAATCTGAGCTCACCTCTCTGTCTGCACAGGGCCTGAAGAAACGACAACAGCAGAAGAACTGGGAGGTTCATCGAGTTCTGGGGGTTTCAGTGGTAAGAATTTACCTCATCAGACATAGGGGGTGGTGGCAAGGGACAGGGCTTGTTAGTAAAGGAGTAGTCAAGGACATGAATaccaaaatatttgctttaagCAGAAGGATTTCTGCTCATGGCTGGTTTTTCAGGCAAGAGGAGC
This is a stretch of genomic DNA from Aphelocoma coerulescens isolate FSJ_1873_10779 chromosome 24, UR_Acoe_1.0, whole genome shotgun sequence. It encodes these proteins:
- the CRTAM gene encoding cytotoxic and regulatory T-cell molecule, whose protein sequence is MSVPGVLLSVALLLLQGGFPGAASDTVSLKEGENLNLHCTFSTLSDSNSTLQWLNPHGFTIFLNAQRVLRDQRYKLLRYSRDELSIQLSNVTVQDEGVYRCFYYSRHFKSKSQNVEILAAPSHPVLEVSQDAGGGVKLSCYTQGCKPQPQISWLLDNGIELPGDTRHQLGADGKKWSTSSTLRVLSYSPKVTASCIIQHPALRGERLIASLHFQDLPSTGSKQPTRLSEDAEVPSPSENPAASSSPENPGVPSPSAAPKVPAVPSPSASPKVPAVPSLSAAPKVPAAPSPSAAPEDPAAPSSAPAAQQTLTDVTWNGPEETTTAEELGGSSSSGGFSATETAASGNATEEEPPRTEVPAPCENVTVISTLTLEQNPKSKGILKKEKNLLLPVLVAALIFVLLIIVLLFMVKLKKAHGVWKRENDVSEQTLESYKSRSNEDGPGHEKNGQAVNPKSNTQYVTEGYVETPEKNLETTEKNLETTEKNPGDKNVAISEKMFRCGRETDI